GATGTCGAGAGCACGGTGCAGAGCGGTCAGGGCGTCGTCGGTCCGTCCGGCCTTCACCAGCACGCAGCCGAGACGCTCGAGCATCGCGGCGTGGTCGCGCTGCTGGAAGGCGGTGAGGCGCTCGAAGCGGCAGTAGTGCGCGTCGGCGCGTTCGCAGTACTCGATCACCTCGGGGAAGGAGCCGCTGCGCTCCAGCGACTCCAGGACGCACTGGGTGTAGTGGCGGAAGAACACCTCGGGAGTGCGATCGGCCATCACCATGCGGAGCGCTTCGCGGTAGTGGCGGAGCGCCGTGTCGTGGTCACCGGCCAGCGCGGCGACCTTGCCGGCCTCGGCGATCGCCAGGTGCCGGGCGGTGGTGTCGGGTGACGCGACAGCCATCGTCCTCACCGGCCCGCATCGATGAGGTCGGCGTCGGTGAGGTCGGCCTCGGCGCCGGAGCGCTGGAGCATGCCGCGCACCAGGCGGGCGGTGAGATCGGGCCAGGGCCCGACGGTGAACGGCGGCGTCGTCGGCGGGTCGGCGACGCCGGCCGCGACGAGGGCGGCGCGTGCCGGCGTCGGGGACCTCCAGTCGGTGACGCGCACCCCGAGGTGCAGGAACGTCGCCAGCGTCGCGTGGGCCTCGAGCCCGGCGGCCGTCAGCAATGAGAGCAGGCGCTTCACCTCTGTGTCCGGCAGCTCGTCGGCGACGATGATCGGCAGCGAGTCGAAGAGCTGGGGCACGACGTCGGCCGGGACCCCGGTCGCGAGGAGCGCTGCGAGGCCGTCCTCATCGGGGCGGCCGCCGTCCAGGACCAGCTCGAAGCGATAGAAGTCCTGGTTGGTGATCCGGAGGGAGGGGATGCGCTGGTGGGTGGACCAGATGTCGTGCGCCTCCGTGCCGGTCAGATCGCGCAGGAGCCATGGCCCGGACGCGGCGGGGTCGTGCCCCTGGGCGCGGAGGTCGGAGAGGAGGCGGCTGCGGGAGGGGGCGGGGCAGTCGCCGAGCAGCAGGTCGTAGCGCGCGATGCTCGGATCCGAGGTGATGACCTCGGCTCCGTCGCCGAGCCGGCGCTGCAGCGCCTCGACGGTGGCGGCGCTGACCTGGCCCACGAGGACGGGAGGGGAGGCGAGCAGGAGGCGCCGGGCCTCGTCGTCGGCGCAGCCGAGGAAGGTGGATGCGGCGGCGGCGATCCTCTCGAAGCGGGACTCGTCCGTGACCCGCACCGCCACGTCGAGCAGAGGCCCGGTGCGCGGGGCCGGTGCGTCCTGCTCCGCGACCTGCACCTCGCAGCCCAGGGAGGCCAGCACGTCGGAGAGGGCGCAGGCGAGGGGCTCGTCGATCCCGTCCACCAGAGTCGCCGGCGACTGGTAGAACGCTCGGACCATGTCCGGCACGCTGACGCCCAGGCCGAGTGCTACCCGCGCCGCATCGTGCGGCGAGGCGTCCCCGACGGAGACGATGTCGATGCGTTTTGTGGAGTCGGTGGCCATGACGCCCTCCAGGGCTGGAGCACGCGACGTGATGAGGTGGTGTCGCTGCACCGACCCCTCACTGCTGTGATGTGGAACACACTAGGCCCAGATCTCCGCGAAAGCCACCATTCCGGTCATTCCGGAGAAAAATGGGGTGAACGGGGCGGTGGCACCACCCGTCCTCCGGAAGTCCCCGTGGTGGTGCGCTCAGGTCACCTGGTCGACGTCCGCCGTCCAGGTGTTGCAGGCGGAGAGGTCGCCCCCGGACTCGAAACCTCGCTCGATCCAGTCCACTCTGATCTCGGATCGGATGGTGTTCGGAGGGTCGCCCTCCGACCAGCGGGCCGGGTCGGTCAGCGCCTCGCGCAGCTCCGCGGACGGCTCCGATGCGGCGGGCACCTGCATCGACATCGCTGCGGCCAGGCACTGGTCCTGCAGGCTGTCGCGTCGCCAGGCCTCGATGTAGCGCTCCTCGTCGGTGGTCTCGAGCTGCTCGCGCATGGCCATGTAGTAGAAGGCCACCGAGCTGTTCCAGCCCACCGGGTTCGTGAAGACGTACGCGAGGTCCCACAGATAGGCGCCCGGGACGTTCGCCGGATCGCTGAGTTCCAGGCCGGTCCCGTAGCCCACGGGCCAGTAGATCGTCGAGTCGAGGTTGCACATCCGGGGGAAGTCCGCCTCGAAGTACGTGTCGCAGGCGGCGCCCGCCGGCACGTCGGGATGGGTGTAGACCACGACCGTCGGGCTCACCCACGGCAGGCCGCGGTCCGAGCTCGCCGTGGCCCACATCCGGTTCAAGCAGGTCGAGGCGGCATCGAGCACCGTCTGGAGCTCCTCGACGCTGGGCTCGACCGGAGTCGCAGGCAGCTCGCACTCCGCCAGCGCGGGCAGCGAGCCCTGGGTGAGGGGGTTGTCCTCCAGCACCGCCCGCAGCTCGTCGACGGTGCCGGTCGGCGGATCGATCGGGGAGGTCACCTGGAAGCCGTCGGCCTCCTCCGTGGGCGTGATCTCCTCCTGCGGGGACGTCTCCGCCTCGCTCGGGGACTCCGGATCCGTGGGGGTCGTGGTGCTGTCGGTGGGGGCGTCCGTGGCGATCGGCGTGTCATCGCCCTGGCGGAGGACGAGATACGTGATCCCGCCTCCGACCACCAGCAGCAGTGCCAGCACACAGGTCAGTGCGACACCGATCAGGATCCACGGACGTTTGGGCTGCGGCTGCTGACCGAATCCGCCGGGCCCCTGCGGGCCGCTGGGGCCCTGCGGATATCCGGGGCCGCCAGGGCCCTGTGGGCTGCCAGGACCCTGCGGGCCGCCGGGGCCCTGTGGGCTGCCGGGACCCCAGGATCCCTGTGGGTTGCCGGGGCTGGGGGCGACGGGTGCGCCGTAGCCGGGCGCCGGTGGAGCACCGTAGCCCGGTCCGGCCGAGCCGCCCCACTCGGGCCCGCCCTGGGAGGGGCCTCCGCCGTGCTGCGGCTGACCGTCCTGCCGCCGGTCTCCGCTCTGCTGCGGGTGGCCGTTCTGCTGAGGGTGGCCGGGTTGGCCGTCGTGCGGGGCCCCGTTCTGCCACGACTCGCCCTGCGGTCCCGTGCCAGGACCGCCCCATCCTGAGCTCGACATCAGCTCCCCCTCGCGTTCGTCAGTCTGCTGCTGCGGGCAGGATATCCGTGCAGGCCGCATCGATGGAGGCGGTTCGCGCCGGTCGCCGCGGGCATCGCCGCCCGGGCTGCCGACGCCCGAGGCCCCGCACCGCGCTGACGTGCGTGGATGCCCTCAGTGCGCGGGAGGTCCCGATGCGGTCACGAGTCCTGGGGCAAGAGGGCGAGGTGCTGGGGAGCGCGGCGGTAGCACTCCGGAACGAATGCGAAAGACCCCTGACAGGCGATCATCATCGCAGGTCAGGGGCCATTCTCAGGGCGGAGGATGGGGGATTTGAACCCCCGAGGGCGTTAACCCAACACGCGTTCCAGGCGTGCGCCATAGGCCGCTAGGCGAATCCTCCAGCGCTCGTAAGAGCAGGCATCAGCGTACCGGACGCTCCGGGGTGGTGCGAACCGGGACGGCACAGGTCACACTCGGTGCGGCTCAGGAAGTCCGCTGGGTGATCCGGAACCACCTCCGCCTCCCTGCCCGCAGTGCCTGCCCCTCCACGAGGTCGACGAGCTCCTCAGGGTCCGAGAGCCTCCGACCCTCCAGTTCGACGCCACCTCCGACGAGGAGCCTCCGGGCGTCGTTGCGGGAGAGCTCGGGGCGGGCGGCGGTGACCAGCTCGAGGGCCGAGGCGATCCCTGCTAGCTCCAGCGAGATCATCTCCCGTGGTTGCTCCCGCGCCGAGAAGACGCGCAGGAACTCCTCGCGGCTGCGCCGTGCAGCCTCCGCCCCATCGTGCCGGCAGACGATCGCTTCGGCGAGGTCGAGCTTCGCGTCCCGGGCCGTGGCGCCGC
The window above is part of the Brachybacterium vulturis genome. Proteins encoded here:
- a CDS encoding peptidylprolyl isomerase, encoding MAVASPDTTARHLAIAEAGKVAALAGDHDTALRHYREALRMVMADRTPEVFFRHYTQCVLESLERSGSFPEVIEYCERADAHYCRFERLTAFQQRDHAAMLERLGCVLVKAGRTDDALTALHRALDIAGADALPLGRTLTGWLRRGLHVQTRRLTELQDRHHYFTVRPDLVDAEIATALPASLPHTR
- a CDS encoding proline-rich domain-containing protein, whose translation is MSSSGWGGPGTGPQGESWQNGAPHDGQPGHPQQNGHPQQSGDRRQDGQPQHGGGPSQGGPEWGGSAGPGYGAPPAPGYGAPVAPSPGNPQGSWGPGSPQGPGGPQGPGSPQGPGGPGYPQGPSGPQGPGGFGQQPQPKRPWILIGVALTCVLALLLVVGGGITYLVLRQGDDTPIATDAPTDSTTTPTDPESPSEAETSPQEEITPTEEADGFQVTSPIDPPTGTVDELRAVLEDNPLTQGSLPALAECELPATPVEPSVEELQTVLDAASTCLNRMWATASSDRGLPWVSPTVVVYTHPDVPAGAACDTYFEADFPRMCNLDSTIYWPVGYGTGLELSDPANVPGAYLWDLAYVFTNPVGWNSSVAFYYMAMREQLETTDEERYIEAWRRDSLQDQCLAAAMSMQVPAASEPSAELREALTDPARWSEGDPPNTIRSEIRVDWIERGFESGGDLSACNTWTADVDQVT